The region AACCGCTGAAGGGGAATTGCAACGGTTGAAATATTCCCGCCATGAACTGCGCTCCGTGCAGGCCATTTTGCAGACCTATCCCCAGTTAGGTTGTTTAGAAGCTAGCCCCACCGTGCGGCAACTCTACTTTTTCTTTGCTGAATTGGGCAAATATCTCCCCCATTTTGTTCTCTATGCCCTGGCCCACTGCCCCCACGATTACCACAGTTTTATCTTTGAACTTTTAGCCCACTACCTCGACCCCGGCGATCGCCTGGCCCATCCCCAACCGTTAATTACTGGTAAGGATTTAATTGACAAGTTGTACATTAAACCCAGTCCTTTGATTGGCCAACTGCTGACGGAAATTAACATTGCCCACATCGAAGGGAAAATTAGTGACGAACACGAAGCGTTAATGTATGTCCAAGAACTGAGACAATGTTTAAAAAGTTCTTGACAAGTCTCTGGAACATAAGAGTGACTATAGCGCTTCTATCAGAAAAGTATAGTCATTTTTTAAAATAAGACTCTCTAAATTATCCATTTCTTTGAGTAGGAATTACTATAATTTGTTAAAGGAGAGTTGTAAATAAAAATTAAATTTGCCTCTCCGTGTGAGTATATAAAAACAGATAAAGATTCCATCGTGGAATTGGCATTAGGATAGTTCAGCTCGGAGATTTATCAGCTAACACCGCTTGATAGGACTCACCACAATAGGTAATAGGTTGCAAGGTAAATGACTTTTTGCTTTTGCTTATTCCTGTTTTTTCTTTATCCTCAGTGGCGGTAAGGAAGCGTTTGAAAAATCGCATTTTCGGCAAAGAATCTCCCTGAATCTCCCTTTTTAAGGGGGACTTTTGACCATTTACCCCCTTGCCAAGGCAGGACAGGTAGAATTAGTGAGCATTTTTAGATTTTTCAAACACGCTTTAAAAATTTTCATCCGGTTTTACAAATTTACAATTGTCTAGACTATAGTAGAAGAAATGTTTGTTCCCTAAGATTTATTTAATGAATCTTTGCCAAAGTATGGACAAAAAGTTGCTCTCGGAACGGGATATTTGCACAAAGTTTATTACGCCAGCCCTAGAAAAAGCGGGGTGGAATCTTCAAACGCAGATCAGGGAGGAATTTTCCCTCACGGATGGGCGCATCATTGTGCGGGGGCGCCTCCACACCAGGGCAAAAAATAAGCGAGCGGATTACGTGTTGTTTTACAAGCCCAATATCCCGATCGCCGTTTTGGAAGCCAAGGATAATAACCACACCGTCGGGGATGGGATTCAACAGGCGTTAGCTTATGGGGAATTGTTGCAAGTGCCCTTTGTGTTTAGCTCCAATGGCGATCGCCTGTTATTTCACAACAAGATCAACACCGACGGGATTTTAGAAAGAGAACTAGAATTTGAAGCCATGCCCTCCCCTGATACCCTGTGGCGATGGTGGTCAGATCATCAGGGATTAACGGAAGACCAGACCAAAATTATCACCCAAGACTATTACAGCGATGGCACTGGCAAAACCCCCCGCTATTACCAACTACTAGCCATTAATAAAACTATTGAGGCGATCGCCAAGGGGCAAAATCGAATTTTATTGGTAATGGCTACGGGAACCGGCAAGACCTTCACTGCATTTCAAATTATTTGGCGGTTGTGGAAGTCGAAAACCAAAAAGCGGATCTTATTTTTAGCGGATCGGAATATCTTAGTGGATCAGACCATGACCAATGACTTCAAACCCTTTGGCTCTGCCATGACTAAGATAAAAAAGCGGCAGGCAGATAAGTCTTATGAAATTTATCTTTGTCTGTATCAAGCCGTCACAAGTAACGAAGCAGAAAAAAATATTTATAGGCAATTTAGTCCCCAACTTTTTGACCTAATCATTATTGATGAATGTCATCGGGGCAGTGCCTCAGAGGATTCTGCTTGGCGTAGTATCTTAGAATATTTTTCTAGGGCAACCCAAATTGGACTAACAGCAACCCCAAAAGAAACAAAAAATGTTTCTAACATTGATTATTTTGGTGAATCAATTTATACCTATTCCCTCCGTGAAGGTATTAATGACGGCTTTCTTGCTCCCTATAAAGTAATTCGTATTGATATTGACAAAGATGTTTTTGGCTGGCGACCTTCCAAGGGAATGAAGGATAAATACGGTCAAAAAATTGAAGATCGAGTCTATAACCAGCGAGACTTTGATAAAGTACTGATTTTAAATCGGCGCACAGATTTGGTTGCCGCTAAAATCACCGAATATTTAAAAGTCACCAATCGCTTTGACAAGACCATTGTATTTTGTGAAAACATTGACCACGCTAGACGAATGCGGCAAGCATTAACTAATGCCAACAGTGACTTAGCCGCAGAAAACTATAAATATGTTATGCAAATCACTGGGGATAATAAGGAAGGAAAAGCTGAATTAGATAACTTTATTTTTCCTGAAAGTGTTTATCCTGTCATTGTCACCACTTCCAAATTAATGACCACTGGGGTTGATGCCAAAACTTGTAAATTGATTGTGTTGGATCAGCGCATTCAATCCATGACGGAATTCAAGCAAATTATTGGGCGGGGAACCCGCATTGATGAGGATTACGGTAAATTATCCTTCACCATTATGGACTTTAAACAAGCAACTAAACTGTTTGCCGACCCCGACTTTGATGGTGATCCTGTACGGGTTTATGAACCAGGAAAAGATGACCCGGTCGTGCCGCCAGAAGTGACAGGAGAGGGGAAAGAACCGGATCAAAAAACAGAAGATAACGATCAATTTCTGCCGAATGATGGGGAAGACGGTACGGGGAGAGGGGTTCCCCCTGAGCCAAAGTTTAACGATAACGTCAAAGTCAGGGTGGCATCGGAGCGGGTGCAATATTACGACGTTGAGGGTAAGTTAATCACGGAATCCCTCAAGGATTACACTCGCAATGCCCTCAGCCAAAACTATCAATGCCTAGATGAATTTCTCCGACGCTGGAGTACAGCGGATAAAAAGCAGACAGTCATTGAGGAATTAGCAAAGCAAGGGGTCTTTTTTGAAGCCCTAGCGGAAGAGGTGGGCAAAGATTATGACCCGTTTGATTTAATCTGCCATGTGGTCTGGGATGAACCCCCTTTGACTCGCCAGGAAAGGGCCAGGGAAGTTAAAAAGCGTAATTACTTTGCCAAATATGGAGACCAGGCCCGAAGGGTGTTAGAGGCGTTATTGGATAAGTATGCCGATGAAGGCATTGAAGCGGTGGAGGAACCACAAATTCTCAACATCAACCCCTTTACGGAAATGGGAACTGCCATGGAATTGGTCAAGGCCTTTGGCGGCATTAAGGGTTATCAGCAGGCAATACGGGAGTTAGAGCGGGAACTGTATCGGGCTTAAAATAATTAAAATACAAGCATGTTTTTGTTTTTATAAAAATTTAGTCTTCTTCTTGTTCACTGTCTCTGTTCGATGCTTCGGTTTGCTTTTCCTTAATTCTGTTGTAAGCATCTGTGCCGTAAATAATGGTTGATACACCAGCCAAGGAAGCAACAATTGCCACAGCCGTTTTTTCTTTGCCAAAATAGGCAAGTCCGCCAGCAGTTAATATTGCCACTAAAATAACCAACTTACCAAGTTTAGAAGCCAACAATGATCTACGATGGTTTTTGTTAAATATTTCTTTTTGGGTTTCCAAGATAGATTTTTCTTGCTCTATTTCTAATAATTCAATTTTTCGCTGATGTTCAGCTCCGACAAAAAGCTCAGTTAGATACTTTTCCGCAAACCCTGGCACTAATTTATTATAAGCTTCTAGCTCACTAGCTTCTATTGGTCCTTGACGGTAGGTGATTTGTTGAATACCATGCTTATCATCAATCAATTTTTGGGGATAAGACAAGTCTAAATTTTTAGGCTCTGCTTGGTATTTGCCAGGATTTTCCATAATAGCCGAGCACTATTTTTGTTAAACAAGACTAGGGTGTTTCGTCTCTACATCGATCATTTTCTGATTAATTTTTGTCGCCGCAATATTGAATGAACGACTGCTAACAACAATAACTTTGCCAGATTTTTTTCTCACGGAACTAACTGAAAAATCATCTCGCATAGCACCGCTAACATCAAAGAGGCGGGTAATTCCTTCTTTCATTGATGGCATTCTGTAGCGTAAATTAGTTTTTAGCGACATGGCTATCAGCGATATTCAAAATGGGCAGTGATTGTTTGGTAACTATAAATCCAGCCTAAAGGTGCTAGATATAAGTTTCGTGCTAGGCCCATAATAGACGACAGCAAGCTACTTGGCAAAAGCTTATCAAGGGATAAATATGGCGATCGCCACTTTGGTTAAAAGCATTCAAGACATTATGCGCAAGGATACGGGGGTGGACGGGGATGCCCAACGTATTAGCCAGTTAACTTGGTTGTTATTCCTGAAAATCTTTGATGATAAGGAGCAGGAGTGGGAATTTTTAGTGCCGGGTTATCAGTCCCCCCTGGCGGTAAAGTACCGCTGGTCAAGCTGGGCTAAGAATCAAGAAGGCATGACCGGGGAGGAGTTGGTCGAGTTTGTTAATAACGATCTATTTCCCACCTTGAAAGGATTAGCGACGGCGGCGGGGGTATCCAATCAGGGCAAGGTAATTGGCTCCGTGTTTGAGGATGCCTACAACTATATGAAGTCGGGGACATTGTTGCGCCAGGTGATTAACGTCATTGAGCAGGATGTGGATTTTAATTCCTCGGAAGATCGCCATTTGTTTAACGATATTTACGAGAAAATTCTGGCGGATCTGCAATCGGCGGGCAATGCGGGGGAATATTACACCCCCAGGGCCGTGACCCAATTTATGGTGGATATTCTCAACCCCCAATTGGGGGAGTCTATTCTCGATCCGGCCTGTGGCACGGGGGGCTTTTTGACCTGTGCAATCGAGTATTTACGGCAACAGGTGAAGACCGCCGACGATAGCAACCTATTGCAGGCGACAGTGCATGGCATTGAGAAAAAGCCTTTGCCCCACATGCTAGCGATGACCAATATGATGTTGCACGGGATTGATGTGCCCACCAATATCCGCCATGACAATACCTTGGCCAAGCCATTACGGGATTACAAGCCAGCAGAACGGGTAGATCTCATCATCACAAACCCACCCTTTGGGGGTATGGAGGAGGATGGCATTGAGGAAAATTTTCCAACTAAGTACCGCACCAGGGAAACGGCAGACCTATTTATGGGTTTGATCATGCACCTGCTCAAAAATGAGGGGGGAAGGGCCGGAGTTGTTTTGCCCGATGGCTTTTTATTTGGGGAAGGGGTAAAAACAACCCTCAAACAGG is a window of Synechocystis sp. PCC 7338 DNA encoding:
- the hsdR gene encoding EcoAI/FtnUII family type I restriction enzme subunit R, whose protein sequence is MDKKLLSERDICTKFITPALEKAGWNLQTQIREEFSLTDGRIIVRGRLHTRAKNKRADYVLFYKPNIPIAVLEAKDNNHTVGDGIQQALAYGELLQVPFVFSSNGDRLLFHNKINTDGILERELEFEAMPSPDTLWRWWSDHQGLTEDQTKIITQDYYSDGTGKTPRYYQLLAINKTIEAIAKGQNRILLVMATGTGKTFTAFQIIWRLWKSKTKKRILFLADRNILVDQTMTNDFKPFGSAMTKIKKRQADKSYEIYLCLYQAVTSNEAEKNIYRQFSPQLFDLIIIDECHRGSASEDSAWRSILEYFSRATQIGLTATPKETKNVSNIDYFGESIYTYSLREGINDGFLAPYKVIRIDIDKDVFGWRPSKGMKDKYGQKIEDRVYNQRDFDKVLILNRRTDLVAAKITEYLKVTNRFDKTIVFCENIDHARRMRQALTNANSDLAAENYKYVMQITGDNKEGKAELDNFIFPESVYPVIVTTSKLMTTGVDAKTCKLIVLDQRIQSMTEFKQIIGRGTRIDEDYGKLSFTIMDFKQATKLFADPDFDGDPVRVYEPGKDDPVVPPEVTGEGKEPDQKTEDNDQFLPNDGEDGTGRGVPPEPKFNDNVKVRVASERVQYYDVEGKLITESLKDYTRNALSQNYQCLDEFLRRWSTADKKQTVIEELAKQGVFFEALAEEVGKDYDPFDLICHVVWDEPPLTRQERAREVKKRNYFAKYGDQARRVLEALLDKYADEGIEAVEEPQILNINPFTEMGTAMELVKAFGGIKGYQQAIRELERELYRA
- a CDS encoding class I SAM-dependent DNA methyltransferase; the encoded protein is MAKAYQGINMAIATLVKSIQDIMRKDTGVDGDAQRISQLTWLLFLKIFDDKEQEWEFLVPGYQSPLAVKYRWSSWAKNQEGMTGEELVEFVNNDLFPTLKGLATAAGVSNQGKVIGSVFEDAYNYMKSGTLLRQVINVIEQDVDFNSSEDRHLFNDIYEKILADLQSAGNAGEYYTPRAVTQFMVDILNPQLGESILDPACGTGGFLTCAIEYLRQQVKTADDSNLLQATVHGIEKKPLPHMLAMTNMMLHGIDVPTNIRHDNTLAKPLRDYKPAERVDLIITNPPFGGMEEDGIEENFPTKYRTRETADLFMGLIMHLLKNEGGRAGVVLPDGFLFGEGVKTTLKQELLAGFNLHTIVRLPKGVFSPYTSISTNILFFEKEKPTETVWFFEHPYPPGYKSYSRSKPLTIQEFDREKAWWNNREQNEYAWPMSAKEIADRNYNLDCKNPHQETIDHGDPADLMAEFLEISQQVKEIQGLLKSELVQALG